The sequence below is a genomic window from Cyanobacterium stanieri LEGE 03274.
AACTCAAATCCACTTCCTTCTTTGGCTGGTTCAACGTCGATTACCACGTGACCATATTGCCCTTTACCCCCGCTTTGACGGACGAATTTACCCTCTGTTTGTACGGCTTTACGGATGGTTTCTCGGTAAGCTACTTGGGGTTGTCCCACATTAGCCCCTACCTTAAATTCCCGTAACATCCGATCTACCAGAATTTCTAAATGTAACTCTCCCATTCCTGCGATTACTGTTTGGTTAGTTTCGGGGTTTATACTAACTTTGAAAGTAGGATCTTCATCAGAAAGGGACTGCAAGGCTTTGGACAATTTATCCATATCTTGCTGAGTTTTTGGTTCTACCGCCACTGAGATTACAGGCTCAGGCACATAGAGAGATTCGAGAATAATCGGCTCACTATCATCACATAGTGTATCACCTGTGGTGGTATTTTTCAAGCCGATCGCCGCTCCTAGATCTCCTGCTCTTAATTCTTCAACCTCAATCCTGTCATTGGATTTAAGAATAATTAACCTTGAAATACGCTCCTTAATATCCTTGGTAGAGTTGTAAACATAGCTACCTTTTTTAAGAACTCCAGAATATATTCTCAGGAAAGTTAGTCTTCCAAAGGGATCAGAGGCAATTTTAAACGCTAAAGCCGAAAACGGTTCTTCGTCCCCTGCATGGCGTTCCCCTTCTTCTCCATCGGGTAAAACCCCTTTTATAGCGGGAACTTCGTTGGGAGCAGGAAGGTAGTCCACCACTGCATCTAGTAAAAGTTGAACTCCTTTATTTTTAAAGGCAGAACCACAGAGCATAGGCATTAAAGTTCCCTTTAAAGTACCTTGACGAATAGCTTGTCTTATTTCAGTTTCGCTGATTTCTTCTTCTGCTAAGTATTTCTCTAGTAAAGTCTCGTTTGACTCAGCGATCGCCTCTATGAGGTAACCCCGATATTCCTGTGCTAATTCTGCCACCTCATCAGGAATATCAACTTCCTTGATTTGTTGACCCAAATCATCTTCGTAAATTTTAGCTTTCATTTTGACCAAATCCACGATGCCAGAAAATTGATCTTCACTGCCGATGGGAATTTGAATGGCTACAGCAGGGGCTTGGAGTCTTTCTTTCACCTGTTCATAAACACGGAAAAAATTAGCTCCCGTACGATCCATTTTATTGACAAAAGCAATACGAGGCACATGATAACGATTAGCCTGACGCCAAACGGTTTCCGACTGAGGTTGAACCCCACCCACAGAGCAAAACACCGCAATTACCCCATCTAGCACCCGCATAGAGCGTTCTACTTCGATGGTAAAATCCACGTGACCAGGGGTATCAATAATATTGATATGATGTCCTAGCCAATCGGTGCTGATAGCCGCTGCAGTAATGGTGATTCCTCTTTCCCGTTCTTGTTCCATCCAGTCCGTAACAGCGTTGCCATCATGAACCTCCCCGATTTTATGAACAATACCGGAGTAGAATAAAATTCTCTCTGTTGTAGTAGTTTTTCCCGCATCAATATGGGCTGCAATCCCAATATTGCGGATTTTTTCAAGGGGAATGGAACGGGTCACAGTTACCTCCTGTTGTCGAAATCTGCGCTAGAATTTTTTACTTAGTCTTTAACTATTTACAATTTTACACTTTTCTTAACATAACTTTTTATTTTTTAGCAATAAAATTGGCTATGTGGGAAAAAGTGACCGATAAATTGTATTTAGTATCTGTAATGAGCAAATGCTTTGTTTGCTTCGGCCATCTTGTGGGTTTCTTCTCTTTTCTTGATAGCTCCCCCAGTTTCATTGGCGGCATCCATGATTTCGTTAGCCAATTTCATGGACATAGTTCTACCGCTTCTTTTACGGGAGAATTGAATTAACCAACGGAGGGCAAGACTGCTTCCGCGAGAAGGTCTGACTTCCATGGGTACTTGGTAAGTTGCACCACCTACCCTTCTGGCTTTAACTTCCACGAGGGGAGTTAAATTTTTAATGGCTTGTTCAAAAGTTTCCATGGGCTCTGCCCCAGTTCTTTCACCGATGATGGCCATGGCATCATAAAGAATTCTGGCGGCTAAGGATTTTTTGCCATCTTTCATGATGCGACGAATAGTCATGCTGACTAAACGACTGTTATATACTGCATCGGGTGGAACGTCCACCACTTTAGCTTTACTTCTGCGAGACATTTTCTATATCCTAAAATTTATTTACTTCATTTATGCTTTAGGACGTTTTGCCCCATATTTAGAGCGTCCTTGTTTTCTGTCTTTTACACCAGTAGCATCTAGTGTTCCTCTAACGATGTGGTATCTTACCCCAGGTAAATCTTTCACCCTTCCGCCTCTGATTAATACTACAGAGTGTTCTTGGAGGTTGTGACCAATACCAGGAATGTAAGCGGTAACTTCAAACCCAGAGGTTAAACGAACCCTTGCTACCTTTCTGAGGGCAGAGTTAGGTTTTTTGGGGGTGGTGGTATATACCCTAGTACAAACACCACGACGCTGAGGACATTCTTTTAATGCTGGAGATTTTGTCTTTTTCTGGATGGAGGATCTTTCACTCCGAATTAATTGTTGAATAGTTGGCATGAGGTATGCTTTTTATACACTATTTTATGTATATATAAATATAGTTTGCCCTAGGATAATTTCTAGTGACAATCTCTGATCATACCCCACTTTTTCTTTTTTTGTCAATTGCTTGATTTTCTGATGATTTATCTTGAGTTCGGAATAAAATTTTTAATCTTTTGCTGTTTGCCGAACTTCCTTAAGCCTAATTACGATAACCGTTGACGATGAAGGAAACTCTTTGGGCTATGTTGGTGGAATGATCCGCCATTCTCTCTAAGTAACGAATAACAAGAATTAGAAGTACGATGGGTTCAACTATGCCTGGGACGTTTTCTTGGTGAGCTAGTCTTGCGTAAAGGTTATCATAGGCGTCGTCAATGGTGTCATCGAGAAATTTGATTTTTGCTCCTGCTTCTGCGTCTAATTCGGTAAGGGCGACAATACTTTTGGCCAGCATTAGTTGGGCTTGTTGAGACATGGTGGCGATTTCCTTCATGCAAGGATGAGGGGGGTAGAGGATGAGTTTTTGGGCGATTTCCCCTAAGTCTTGGGCATAGTCTCCGATGCGCTCTAAATCTCTGACTAATTGCATAAAGGCGCTGAGGATGCGTAAGTTTTTAGGGGAGGGGCTTTGGCTGGTGAGAATATTGGAGCAGTCTAGTTCTATTTGACGGTAATATTTATCTATTTCTTGATCTTGGATGATGATTTTTTGGACGGCTTCTAATTCTTGTTCAAATAGGGCTCTGTGGCTATAGCGAAAGGATTCTTCGACTAATGCACCCATTCGGAGTACGTCTTGGGCTACTTGGCTAGTTTTTTTTTGTAGCCTGATGTTGTCTCCTACTCTTATTTGTTCTGATAATGCTATTTGTTGTTGTAATGATACCACTTTGTCTATGCTCCGATATTTTTCGCCCTATTACAATTAATAGCAGGAAAAAGTTAAAGTGATATTAAGGGGTTATGGTTATTTTATTTTAAGGGCGATCGCACTGGCACTCAAAAAAGCACCTTCAACCTTACCCGATAAACACCAATCTCCACAAACGCCCAATCCCATATCCTCATCATAGTAATAACCTTGCTGACGAGATTTTTTTGGTAAGGCATAACGCCATAAATGTAGAGATTGGTAATGAAAAGAGGAAAATTTAAGATCGAAAACTGCTTGGGTTTGTGTCAACAAATCTTGACTTATTTTATCTCGATCATCTTCGAGATGTTCTGTGGCATAGGTAAAATTGGATTGAATGACGATAGCCCCGCCATCCCCACGACTAGGCTTAGTGTCATTAGAACTTACCCAACCGAGTATGGGATGATCAAATTGTACACCTTCAAAGGGTAGATTGACTTTTTCTTGGGGAATAAGCATCAAAGAAAAACAAGGAAGCATTTCAATATGACTAATTTCTTGTTTAAAAACACAATCATCGGGTAATAAATCCGCTGTCTGGCTCGGAGGTGCGGTGATAACTACCGTATCATAATCACCGTAGCTATGATTTTTTTCATCTATTAATGTCCAAGAATTTTGATTTTTTGAGAGAGAAACAATTCTTGTTTTCAGTTTAACGGTGGTATCGTTACTTAAATATTTACAAAGACGATTCATCGCTTCATGGGGTACGTATCTAATTTTTGAGGACATATCTTCTTGAAAGTTACCCTGTTTCCAAGAGGCAAATTTACCTTGCCATGGTTGCATTACATCACCATAGATACTAATAAACTCCTCAAATTGAGGATTACTTAAACTAAAATATTGAGTACCATGATCAATGTAACCCCAGTCGGTGCGACGACTAGACATTCTACCCCCTACCCCTCGTCCTTTATCAAATACTTGAACATCTACTCCTTTTTCTTGCAATTTTGTGGCTAGGGTTAGCCCGGATATTCCAGCACCAATGATAGCTATTTTGTTACTCATCGTATTTTATTAAATTTGGAAAACTATTTTTGACGGTGTACATTTATTTATTGTATTGCTCATTTAAGGGAGGAATCATTTAACTATTTTCATCAACCATGATTCAAATAGGCTCATCAACTACGGGAAAGGGCGATAATATTTTGATGTCTCAACTTTTAGGGTTATTCAATGGTATTTTATGGAATAATTAAGCAACCCTAAAAATAAATTTTAGTAGGTAATTTTACCTTTTTTTGTGTGAAGTAATGCGAATAAATTCAAATAAATATTAAGGATCTCTAATAATGGGGGTATTGATCATTAATAATAAGAGTATAAGGATTAAGATAAAAGAAGAAAATTATCTTTCAATTCTTATTTATGAACTTAGGAGGAATTGTCCTATGAATATTTTGAGAATGTTAGAAGCAATGACCAATTATTTAACTGAAGGTTTTGCAACGATTTTTAGTTCTCAGGAAGAAGAATTACCAGAAATCGGATTCCAGCCTTTTGAATGTATGCCTTATGCTCAGGAAAAGCCTGTTTATTGATAATAATATAAAGGGGGTGAAAAACCCCTATTTTGAGATTAATTTTCGGTAAAAAAAATAGGTCGCAAATTAGGATCAACTTTGTAGGTATTTTCTTTCATAACTCTTCTGGAGGATTTAGGATCAAACGTGGTAGCAAAGTTTTCTTCTAATCTTTCTACTCTGGGGGCAATTTCGTTGATTTCTTGTTCAATTTGATTAAGTTGGGATTGCTGAATCTCGTTATATGGTAGAAGGTTTTTGACGCTGGTTATGGATAGTGCCATGATACCTAAGTTTAAACTTATTTTAAAAATGTTTTCAAGGCTACGGTGGAAGCAGTATTGTTTGAGACGTTTTTGGGCTTCTCTTTCTTGTCTTTGGAGGGAAACGGTGTCAATGGTGTTGGAGGAGTTTTGATTTTTGATAAATGGTTTGATGTTATTCATGGGATAGTCTCTTCCGTAGGATTGATTTATTTTAACTTTCAATTTTAGTGTTGATTTCTGAAAAGGGATCTTTTTTTAGTCAAAAATTTTTGAGATAAGATAGTATCAGACGAAAAGTAATTGTATTTGAGGTGATTGGTATTTTTGTTGATCTAAGTTTTTAGTGGTGATTAGAAAATGGCTTGAAAGAATTACTTGTTAAGCTAATCTTTGATAATAATTATTTAGATTGATAATTGTATGGAGGAGTTGATGGAAATTTTGTAGTTTTTGACAGTTACTTTTTTGGTTATAAGTTTTTTGGAAATATATATATAAATAACATTATGAATACATCTACATTACCTAAGTCTAGTCTCAAAATTAGAGGAGTTCAATATCGAGATTTAAGTGCGATCGCCTCTTTGCTCCAAGAAAGACTATCATTAGAAAATAACTACCGTTTCGCTTCTCTTTTAGAACAAGTACAAAAGTATCAAAGCTGTTATGGTTTGTTGCAATTTTCGCAAATGTTACCCTCTAGTTGGAATAGGGATTTTTATGTATATGTGGCGGAAAAAGATGGACAAATTCAAGGATTAATTCAGGTTGCCCCGTTTAATCAAAATCGTAGCACATGGAAAGTTGAGTTAGTAATAATCAATCATAATACTTCCCTGAGCCATTTACTAATCGGTAATTGTAGCATTGGCTCTCAATTGTTACGTTATTGTTTTGAAAAAATTTGGGAAGCTAGAACATGGATACTAGAGGTAAATATTAATGAAAAGAGTACCTTAGGATTATATCGGGAAAATGGATTTAGTCCTTTGGCTCAAATTACCAATTGGCAATGTGATGGGGAGGTTTTAGCAAAATTAGCACAAAAAGAGCCTAGTTTGCCAAATCTCTTACCTGTGAGTAATGCGGATTCTCGTTTGTTGTATCAGTTAGATTGTGTTTCTTTACCTCCTACCATTCGACAGGTTTTTGATTTACATTTAGAGGATTTTAAAACTAGCTTTTTGGCGTATGTGTCTCAGGCGATTAAGTCTTTTTGGAGTAAGGAAGAAACCATTAAGGCTTATGTTTTTGAGCCTCAGAGAAAGGCTGCGATTGGCTATTTTCAGTTAACCCTTTCCCAGAATGGTGCAAAACCCCATGAGGCTAATTTAACGGTGCATCCTGCCTATACATGGTTATATCCTAAACTTTTAACGCAAATGGCATCGGTGATTGAGCGTTTTCCTAGTCAGTGTTTGTTGGTTTCTTCGGGAGATTATCAACCGGAAAGGGAGGAGTATTTAGAAAAAATTGGGGCGACTAGAGTTGAGCAAAATTTGCTTATGTCTCGCTCGGTATGGCATAAGTTAAGGGAATCTAAACCTTTGGAGTCTTTGAATTTGCAGGAGGTTTTACAAGGTTTAAAACCCTCTCGCCCTGCTATTCCTACCCATTGGCAACCTTCACCCATTGAAAATCCGATTTATCCTTCTTCTCCTTTACATCATCAAAGTGATGAGCAAAAAAAGGGGGAAAAGTAATAATCATTGGGGTTTCGGGCTGAAGCCCTCACTACGAGGCGATTTTCATGATTTATCCCAAGTTCATCTAATAAGGATTCATTATCAATTATCAAAAAAAATGGGTCTAAAACCCCGGCATTCATGACGGCTTTATATTTCTTGATTTTTAGTATAATGCGCTATAATACTAATGCAGTAATGTGCGTAAGATATTGGGGGATTGGCTTCCCTTCTCTCAGTACGTCGAGACAAATATCACCCTAGAAATTGTAATGGTGACGCGACTGGATATTAGAGTTAGCTTCAGAGGCACAGCCACAATAAAATAAAATATTTAAATCACCTCACGCGGCCGGTACGCTCGTGGAAGTAAAAGAAACAGCCCAGTAATGGCGTTCTGACGGGGACTACGGTCTAGTTAAGAGTCTATATGGGAATCCACTCGCCTTCAGGCAGTGGAGGTTCAACAATTAATTAGTGCTATTGCCCCAGTTTAATTTGTAGTTTAGCCAAAAATTCCAAAGGGTGGTAAGGGCGATCGCACCTAAATTGGCAATATAAGGATTAGGGATGATGAATTTAACCATGAGGTTAAGAATAATGACATTGATAAATAATCCTGCAAAACAGATAAGATTAAATTTTAAAAATCTTTTTAAGGTGTCTTTTTTGCTCAAATGAGAATGGGAAAAGTCTCTAAATGTCCAACGGTCATTCCAAATAAAATTGTTAATGATCGCCACTTGAGCCGCTATAATTTTACTTAGGGTTAAATCCCATTGTAGGGCGTTGGGGTCACTTAATAGATACAATAAAGCCATATCCACAAACACTCCCGAAAAACCAACAATACCAAAACGGATAAAACGATTAAAAGGCCATAGGGCGAGTCTTAATCGTAATAGATGGTGAATATAATCTCGATATTGTTTCCATGTGACTTTGCTTTCTCCTTGGACTCTTTCTTGGAATACGTAACCCACTTCGGTGATGTTGCGGAAATATCCTCGGGCAACTACTTCTATTAGAATTTTATAACCCACTGGGGATAACATACAATGGGCGATCGCCCTTCTTTGTAGTACAAAATAACCACTCATGGGATCTGAGATTCGACCAATGGTATGGGGTAAAATAATTAAACCGATAATTTGAGCGCCCCGAGACAAAAAACGGCGCCCGACACTCCAATCACTTACGCCACCATTTTTGGTATGACGACTAGCTACGGCTAAATCAGCCCCATCACAAATAGCGCCTAATAGTTGTAAAAGAATATCGGGGGGGTGTTGTAAATCTGCATCAATTACCCCTAAAATTTCTCCTTTTGCCCCTTGCCATCCTCTGATGACGGCGGTAGATAAAGAGCGCTCATTTTTTCTTCGCATTACCCTTAGTTGAGGATAATTTTTTGTTAATTTTAATGCTTTTTCCCAAGTGCGATCGGGGCTATCATCATCTACTACAATTAATTCATAACGGCAAGGAATCAGATTATCTAGGATGCAACATATTTTACTAACAATATCCTCAATATTATTAGCCTCTTGATAAGTAGGTAATACTAGGGAAAACCAGATAGGATAATCAGAAGCACAAGCCACAGTATAAATTTTTTCTTCTAAAGATAAATCATATTTTTGGAGTAACTCAAGGCAATCTATTTTTAATAAACCCGATGGCACGGGCAATAGTTTATTATCCTTAGGGATTAAATCTTGATTTTTTCCAGACAAATTTTCCATAAAGTATCATAAGTTTTTAGGGAATCAATATACACATTATTGAAAATAACCCAAAATTATTATTATTAGTTAGCAAAGATAAATGAATTTAGACCATAATTTTAAACTCTTTATCGACAAAATAATCAGTAGAGTAATAACTATTATTTATTTTATAAATTTACTTAAAATATAATACATAATTGATTATGGTTAAAACATCATTTTAAAATAAATATATTAATTAGAGCAAAGATTGAATATTATTTATTATTACCATAAAATAGATTATTTTTAACCATAATGCTATTTTTTCATAGTTTAATCTAAGAATAACTAATTATGATATATTAATTATTTAGTTTTTTTCTTTTCTTCTTCTATGACAATAAAAGGGCATTTATGAAAAGGTCTAATGAGATTCATTTTGGCTTTAATAGGGTCAAAATTAAGAGGAAACTGAGTAAAAATATTGTAGCAACTATTGGTTAAGATAACATTATTAAGATTAGCTTGTTCTAAATTAGTTCCAGTTAAATCCGCATTTATTAAACTACTATCCTCCAAGTTAGTTCTTAATAAATTTGCTTGATGAAAATTAGCATGATTTAAATTAGATTTCCTTAAGTTCGTATTACTCAAATTAACAAAAGATAAGTCCAAATCATTTAATTTAGCTTCTTCTAAATTGGCATTTTCTAAAAGATTACTAGAACGATGGTTATTATTAAAAGTCAATAAATGGTTATCTTTGAGGAATATAATAATATAACGTTTTCTCTCTCCATCAAGTTCCTTGAGTGCTGATTGTGTATTAGCCCTAAGAAGATTATAATTTTGCTGTAATTGCCAAAGAGGATAATTGAGAGTTAATTGAGTGGTTTGATTTAAATAGTTAGTTAAAATAGTCTGACGATAGGTTTCTAATTGTAGGGTGTAACTGGCATTGTTATCTTGAATTTGTAAAGGACGATATAGAAATTGTTCACTAAATATATTAGAAATTGTTAAAAAGCCAATAATTAAAGTTGTCGCTGAAGTAATTAAAGAACCTATAATAGGTCCAATGGCAATTTCAGGTATATGGACTGAGGTTGTAATGGTTTCAGCGATCGCATTTATAAATGAAGATAAAGTTTTTTGAAAACGTCGAAAAATTTTGGGCAAAAAAGCAGGTTTTTTCTTTGATTCTGACATAAATAAAAATCAAAAGATAGAATTCCATCATTGATCATAAATCATCCAATCCATCTATGAAAATTTGATACAAATACCAAATTTTATCAGTAGAGGTGATGGGGGGTAGGGGTGATAATAGTTTGATTATTTATTGTTCATTGTCAAT
It includes:
- the fusA gene encoding elongation factor G, whose product is MTRSIPLEKIRNIGIAAHIDAGKTTTTERILFYSGIVHKIGEVHDGNAVTDWMEQERERGITITAAAISTDWLGHHINIIDTPGHVDFTIEVERSMRVLDGVIAVFCSVGGVQPQSETVWRQANRYHVPRIAFVNKMDRTGANFFRVYEQVKERLQAPAVAIQIPIGSEDQFSGIVDLVKMKAKIYEDDLGQQIKEVDIPDEVAELAQEYRGYLIEAIAESNETLLEKYLAEEEISETEIRQAIRQGTLKGTLMPMLCGSAFKNKGVQLLLDAVVDYLPAPNEVPAIKGVLPDGEEGERHAGDEEPFSALAFKIASDPFGRLTFLRIYSGVLKKGSYVYNSTKDIKERISRLIILKSNDRIEVEELRAGDLGAAIGLKNTTTGDTLCDDSEPIILESLYVPEPVISVAVEPKTQQDMDKLSKALQSLSDEDPTFKVSINPETNQTVIAGMGELHLEILVDRMLREFKVGANVGQPQVAYRETIRKAVQTEGKFVRQSGGKGQYGHVVIDVEPAKEGSGFEFVSKITGGAIPKEYIPSVEQGIKEACESGIIAGYPLIDVKVTLIDGSYHDVDSSEMAFKIAGSMAIRDAVKKAQPVLLEPTMKVEVEVPDNYVGDIIGDLNSRRGIIEGMETESSLAKVSAKVPLEAMFGYATDIRSKTQGRGIFSMEFSKYSEVPENVAQGIITKNTGYV
- the rpsG gene encoding 30S ribosomal protein S7: MSRRSKAKVVDVPPDAVYNSRLVSMTIRRIMKDGKKSLAARILYDAMAIIGERTGAEPMETFEQAIKNLTPLVEVKARRVGGATYQVPMEVRPSRGSSLALRWLIQFSRKRSGRTMSMKLANEIMDAANETGGAIKKREETHKMAEANKAFAHYRY
- the rpsL gene encoding 30S ribosomal protein S12, giving the protein MPTIQQLIRSERSSIQKKTKSPALKECPQRRGVCTRVYTTTPKKPNSALRKVARVRLTSGFEVTAYIPGIGHNLQEHSVVLIRGGRVKDLPGVRYHIVRGTLDATGVKDRKQGRSKYGAKRPKA
- the phoU gene encoding phosphate signaling complex protein PhoU, translating into MALSEQIRVGDNIRLQKKTSQVAQDVLRMGALVEESFRYSHRALFEQELEAVQKIIIQDQEIDKYYRQIELDCSNILTSQSPSPKNLRILSAFMQLVRDLERIGDYAQDLGEIAQKLILYPPHPCMKEIATMSQQAQLMLAKSIVALTELDAEAGAKIKFLDDTIDDAYDNLYARLAHQENVPGIVEPIVLLILVIRYLERMADHSTNIAQRVSFIVNGYRN
- a CDS encoding NAD(P)/FAD-dependent oxidoreductase, with translation MSNKIAIIGAGISGLTLATKLQEKGVDVQVFDKGRGVGGRMSSRRTDWGYIDHGTQYFSLSNPQFEEFISIYGDVMQPWQGKFASWKQGNFQEDMSSKIRYVPHEAMNRLCKYLSNDTTVKLKTRIVSLSKNQNSWTLIDEKNHSYGDYDTVVITAPPSQTADLLPDDCVFKQEISHIEMLPCFSLMLIPQEKVNLPFEGVQFDHPILGWVSSNDTKPSRGDGGAIVIQSNFTYATEHLEDDRDKISQDLLTQTQAVFDLKFSSFHYQSLHLWRYALPKKSRQQGYYYDEDMGLGVCGDWCLSGKVEGAFLSASAIALKIK
- a CDS encoding GNAT family N-acetyltransferase, whose product is MNTSTLPKSSLKIRGVQYRDLSAIASLLQERLSLENNYRFASLLEQVQKYQSCYGLLQFSQMLPSSWNRDFYVYVAEKDGQIQGLIQVAPFNQNRSTWKVELVIINHNTSLSHLLIGNCSIGSQLLRYCFEKIWEARTWILEVNINEKSTLGLYRENGFSPLAQITNWQCDGEVLAKLAQKEPSLPNLLPVSNADSRLLYQLDCVSLPPTIRQVFDLHLEDFKTSFLAYVSQAIKSFWSKEETIKAYVFEPQRKAAIGYFQLTLSQNGAKPHEANLTVHPAYTWLYPKLLTQMASVIERFPSQCLLVSSGDYQPEREEYLEKIGATRVEQNLLMSRSVWHKLRESKPLESLNLQEVLQGLKPSRPAIPTHWQPSPIENPIYPSSPLHHQSDEQKKGEK
- a CDS encoding glycosyltransferase: MENLSGKNQDLIPKDNKLLPVPSGLLKIDCLELLQKYDLSLEEKIYTVACASDYPIWFSLVLPTYQEANNIEDIVSKICCILDNLIPCRYELIVVDDDSPDRTWEKALKLTKNYPQLRVMRRKNERSLSTAVIRGWQGAKGEILGVIDADLQHPPDILLQLLGAICDGADLAVASRHTKNGGVSDWSVGRRFLSRGAQIIGLIILPHTIGRISDPMSGYFVLQRRAIAHCMLSPVGYKILIEVVARGYFRNITEVGYVFQERVQGESKVTWKQYRDYIHHLLRLRLALWPFNRFIRFGIVGFSGVFVDMALLYLLSDPNALQWDLTLSKIIAAQVAIINNFIWNDRWTFRDFSHSHLSKKDTLKRFLKFNLICFAGLFINVIILNLMVKFIIPNPYIANLGAIALTTLWNFWLNYKLNWGNSTN
- a CDS encoding pentapeptide repeat-containing protein, producing the protein MSESKKKPAFLPKIFRRFQKTLSSFINAIAETITTSVHIPEIAIGPIIGSLITSATTLIIGFLTISNIFSEQFLYRPLQIQDNNASYTLQLETYRQTILTNYLNQTTQLTLNYPLWQLQQNYNLLRANTQSALKELDGERKRYIIIFLKDNHLLTFNNNHRSSNLLENANLEEAKLNDLDLSFVNLSNTNLRKSNLNHANFHQANLLRTNLEDSSLINADLTGTNLEQANLNNVILTNSCYNIFTQFPLNFDPIKAKMNLIRPFHKCPFIVIEEEKKKTK